The following are encoded in a window of Carya illinoinensis cultivar Pawnee chromosome 15, C.illinoinensisPawnee_v1, whole genome shotgun sequence genomic DNA:
- the LOC122295844 gene encoding protein BPS1, chloroplastic-like isoform X1, with protein sequence MNINEHIKLFCSLNSDIERLNTSLAGDSISLKWCSEAINLLRKMHSHFLLFFEKFHISVLWDGTDILDEYMKQTLDLLDLCNSLKSAISGMQRYRLMVEFAAGKLRNGGNISDATTKITEIERLVSESQKIYGVEKWRDTNLFKTDMLKTKSKDSTICFIYAITSSMRLVGMLVFSALLYPISITMDKEVYWVSPQLKSFSVSIGKLVGCFLKVLEGVKDKSRPILVENKVIEKTVLDIKAQVLKGKAVDQEKLINLLKQSSLVLKEGMEMFESVVDELFEEVVKGRNEVLAMVDVN encoded by the coding sequence atgaATATCAATGAACACATCAAGTTATTTTGTTCCCTAAACAGCGATATCGAGAGGCTAAACACATCACTAGCTGGAGATTCCATATCCCTCAAATGGTGCTCTGAAGCCATTAATCTCCTGAGGAAGATGCACTCTcattttcttctgttttttgaGAAATTTCACATATCCGTTTTGTGGGATGGTACAGATATCTTGGACGAGTACATGAAACAGACATTAGATCTCCTTGATTTATGCAACTCTCTAAAATCAGCCATTTCTGGGATGCAAAGATACAGGCTAATGGTTGAATTTGCTGCAGGAAAGTTGCGTAATGGTGGGAATATTTCAGATGCAACTACCAAGATCACTGAGATTGAGAGATTGGTAAGTGAGAGTCAGAAGATTTATGGAGTTGAGAAGTGGAGAGATACGAATTTGTTCAAGACTGACATGCTTAAAACTAAGAGCAAAGACAGCACTATCTGTTTTATCTATGCCATTACAAGCAGCATGAGATTGGTAGGCATGCTGGTTTTTTCTGCACTGCTCTATCCAATTTCAATTACAATGGATAAGGAAGTTTACTGGGTGTCTCCTCAGCTAAAATCATTCTCAGTTTCAATTGGGAAGCTTGTTGGTTGCTTCTTGAAGGTACTTGAGGGGGTCAAGGACAAATCAAGGCCAATTTTGGTTGAGAATAAGGTTATAGAGAAGACAGTTTTGGATATTAAAGCTCAGGTTTTGAAAGGAAAAGCTGTGGATCAAGAGAAGCTTATCAATTTGCTGAAGCAAAGCTCTCTGGTTCTCAAAGAAGGCATGGAGATGTTTGAATCTGTAGTGGATGAGCTGTTTGAAGAGGTTGTCAAGGGAAGGAATGAGGTGCTGGCTATGGTTGATGTTAATTAG
- the LOC122296090 gene encoding histidinol-phosphate aminotransferase, chloroplastic isoform X3 encodes MKFPYVYPDPESRRLRAALAQDSELESEYILAGCGADELIDLIMRCVLDPGDKIVDCPPTFTMYEFDAAVNGAFVIKVPRKADFSLNVEQIIDVVEWEKPKCIFLTSPNNPDGSIIDDEVLMKILELPILVVLDEAYIEFSGIESKMKWVKKHENLIVLRTFSKRAGLAGLRVGYGAFPLSIIEYLWRAKQPYNVSVAAEVSACAALQNPSYLEKVKDALVQERLRLYNFLKEVPFLNPYPSHSNFILCEVASGMDAKKLKEDLAKMGVMIRHYNNKELKGYVRMSVGKPEHTDALMNCLRLLS; translated from the exons ATGAAGTTTCCGTACGTCTATCCGGACCCTGAAAGCCGCCGTTTGCGTGCTGCCCTTGCCCAAGATTCAGAACTTGAATCTGAGTATATTCTTGCAGGATGTGGGGCGGATGAGCTCATTGATTTGATTATGAg ATGTGTGCTTGATCCTGGTGACAAGATAGTGGACTGCCCTCCAACCTTTACAATGTATGAGTTTGATGCTGCAGTAAATGGTGCATTTGTAATAAAAG TTCCAAGGAAGGCAGATTTTAGCTTGAATGTAGAACAAATAATAGATGTTGTTGAATGGGAGAAACCCAAATGCATATTTTTAACATCTCCCAACAATCCAGATGGGAG TATAATTGATGATGAAGTTCTCATGAAAATCCTTGAGCTTCCCATATTGGTTGTGCTGGATGAAGCATACATTGAGTTTTCAGGAATTGAGTCAAAGATGAAATGGGTGAAAAAGCATGAGAATTTAATTGTTCTTCGAACATTTAGCAAAAGGGCTG GTTTAGCTGGACTTCGAGTGGGATATGGAGCATTTCCATTGAGTATTATTGAGTATCTTTGGAGAGCAAAGCAACCTTACAATGTTTCGGTTGCTGCTGAAGTTTCTGCTTGTGCAGCTTTGCAGAATCCCTCATATCTTGAG AAAGTGAAAGATGCTTTGGTACAAGAAAGGTTGAGGCTTTATAATTTTCTGAAGGAAGTGCCATTCCTCAATCCATATCCAAGCCATTCTAATTTCATTCTTTGTGAGGTTGCATCTGGAATGGATGCTAAGAAGCTAAAG GAGGACCTTGCAAAAATGGGCGTAATGATCCGTCACTACAATAACAAAGAACTGAAGGGTTATGTTCGCATGTCTGTTGGGAAGCCTGAACACACAGATGCCCTGATGAACTGCCTTAGACTCCTGTCCTAG
- the LOC122297065 gene encoding probable hexosyltransferase MUCI70 — protein MAQHRLQSGADRFIHHSSSNGTPDHVSIGIRAAPSHKQSRSRRSARSDWGRRVSFGAVIVILSLVLVVTVLAYYYLSSDTRDVSNAENEGLKNDDFLTNVTRTHRYKVLKFGQGSIGHGRDSRYWDRDDRRRDEDYNEDVVEHSSEAATNEASDKGDVPTTLMNGNKKSSLDDSTNGSDRRGVGLYNEAGRSELKVYEAQYKASLEDVGQISSENGNSNQLFDAEDLKRQTEMVDTDDEYDDGFGFHDGRNEDYDDNGHGKGDHFDESDSHNEDVGDSRESSDLLNAGDKNQNVAEVDEKSTNSYDTRNYESVKTKSRRVRANGKQYTRTRSDSKRKAKRRSCEMKFLNSTAQLVEPLESRKFARFTLQYTEVEEKPNGQEQWDPRFAGHQSLEERENSFFAHDQKINCGLVKGPEGSPSTGFDLAEDDVNYISKCHIAVISCIFGNSDRLRTPTGKTVTRLSRKNVCFVMFMDEVTMQTLASEGLVLDRMGFIGLWKVVVVKNLPYSDMRRVGKIPKLLPHRLFPSARYSIWLDSKLRLQFDPLLILEYFLWRKGYEYAISNHYDRHCVWEEVSQNKKLNKYNHTIIDEQFAFYQADGLKRFNASDPNKLLPSNVPEGSFIIRAHTPMSNLFSCLWFNEVDRFTPRDQLSFAYTYQKLRRENPGKTFHLNMFKDCERRAIAKLFHHRSEEKRNIRQSATE, from the exons ATGGCTCAGCACAGGCTGCAATCGGGAGCGGACAGGTTCATCCACCATTCTTCTTCCAACGGCACGCCTGATCACGTCTCCATCGGGATTCGCGCAGCTCCGTCGCACAAGCAGTCACGGTCTCGGCGCTCGGCTCGGTCCGACTGGGGCCGACGCGTCTCCTTCGGCGCCGTCATCGTAATCCTGTCCCTGGTGCTCGTCGTAACCGTCTTGGCGTACTATTACCTTTCCAGTGACACTAGAG ATGTAAGTAATGCTGAGAATGAAGGATTGAAGAATGATGATTTCCTAACAAATGTGACACGGACACATAGGTATAAAGTTCTCAAGTTTGGCCAGGGTTCAATAGGGCATGGCCGGGACTCGAGGTATTGGGATAGAGATGATAGGAGAAGGGATGAAGATTACAATGAGGATGTTGTGGAGCATTCTAGTGAGGCTGCTACTAATGAAGCTTCTGATAAGGGTGATGTTCCGACGACATTGATGAATGGCAACAAGAAGTCCTCTCTTGATGATTCTACTAATGGTTCAGATCGGAGAGGCGTTGGATTGTACAATGAAGCTGGGCGTAGTGAATTGAAAGTTTATGAAGCACAATACAAGGCCTCTTTAGAAGATGTGGGGCAAATATCTTCAGAAAATGGTAACTCAAATCAGCTATTTGATGCTGAGGATTTGAAAAGGCAGACTGAGATGGTTGATACTGATGATGAGTATGATGATGGTTTTGGATTTCATGATGGTAGAAATGAAGACTATGATGACAATGGGCATGGGAAAGGGGACCATTTTGATGAATCAGATTCACACAATGAAGATGTTGGAGACTCTAGGGAGTCATCTGATCTTCTTAATGCTGGAGACAAGAATCAGAATGTGGCTGAGGTGGACGAAAAGTCAACTAATTCATATGACACACGGAATTATGAGAGTGTCAAAACAAAATCTAGACGTGTTCGTGCCAATGGAAAACAGTATACAAGGACAAGGTCAGATTCAAAGAGGAAAGCAAAGCGCC GCTCTTGTGAGATGAAGTTCTTAAACTCTACTGCACAGCTTGTAGAGCCTTTAGAAAGTCGAAAGTTTGCTAGGTTTACCTTGCAGTACACAGAGGTAGAGGAAAAGCCCAATGGACAAGAGCAATGGGATCCAAGATTCGCAGGACATCAAAGCCTTGAAGAAAGGGAAAATTCATTCTTTGCtcatgatcaaaaaataaattgtggCTTGGTTAAAGGTCCCGAAGGATCCCCAAGCACTGGATTTGACTTGGCTGAAGATGATGTAAATTACATCAGTAAATGCCACATCGCTGTGATATCTTGCATTTTTGGAAATTCAGATCGCTTGAGGACGCCGACTGGTAAAACG GTGACTCGACTGTCAAGGAAAAATGTATGTTTTGTTATGTTCATGGATGAAGTTACCATGCAAACACTTGCTTCAGAAGGTCTAGTGCTAGATAGAATGGGTTTTATTGGCTTGTGGAAGGTTGTGGTTGTGAAGAATCTACCTTATTCTGATATGAGAAGGGTGGGAAAAATACCTAAATTATTGCCTCATCGGCTTTTTCCGTCTGCAAG GTATTCGATCTGGTTGGACAGCAAATTACGTCTCCAATTTGACCCTCTTCTGATCTTGGAATACTTCTTGTGGCGAAAAGGTTATGAATATGCAATTTCTAATCATTATGACCGGCATTGTGTATGGGAAGAGGTTTCGCAAAACAAGAAACTGAACAAGTACAACCATACCATCATTGATGAACAATTTGCATTCTACCAGGCTGATGGACTGAAAAGATTTAATGCCTCGGACCCAAACAAGCTTCTCCCTAGCA ATGTACCTGAAGGATCTTTTATCATTAGGGCACACACTCCAATGTCAAATTTGTTCTCCTGCCTTTGGTTCAATGAAGTTGACCGGTTCACTCCTCGTGATCAACTGAGTTTCGCTTATACATACCAGAAGTTGAGAAGGGAGAATCCTGGCAAAACTTTTCATCTTAATATGTTCAAG GACTGTGAGAGGAGAGCCATAGCTAAGTTGTTTCATCACAGGTCAGAGGAAAAGCGGAATATTCGCCAAAGTGCAACCGAGTGA
- the LOC122295844 gene encoding uncharacterized protein LOC122295844 isoform X2, whose translation MDMHSTKEMASHKCFPFCRGKSSSSSSSSMNINEHIKLFCSLNSDIERLNTSLAGDSISLKWCSEAINLLRKMHSHFLLFFEKFHISVLWDGKLRNGGNISDATTKITEIERLVSESQKIYGVEKWRDTNLFKTDMLKTKSKDSTICFIYAITSSMRLVGMLVFSALLYPISITMDKEVYWVSPQLKSFSVSIGKLVGCFLKVLEGVKDKSRPILVENKVIEKTVLDIKAQVLKGKAVDQEKLINLLKQSSLVLKEGMEMFESVVDELFEEVVKGRNEVLAMVDVN comes from the exons ATGGATATGCATTCCACAAAGGAAATGGCGTCTCATAAATGCTTCCCATTTTGCAGAGGAAAATCATCatcgtcatcttcttcttccatgaATATCAATGAACACATCAAGTTATTTTGTTCCCTAAACAGCGATATCGAGAGGCTAAACACATCACTAGCTGGAGATTCCATATCCCTCAAATGGTGCTCTGAAGCCATTAATCTCCTGAGGAAGATGCACTCTcattttcttctgttttttgaGAAATTTCACATATCCGTTTTGTGGGATG GAAAGTTGCGTAATGGTGGGAATATTTCAGATGCAACTACCAAGATCACTGAGATTGAGAGATTGGTAAGTGAGAGTCAGAAGATTTATGGAGTTGAGAAGTGGAGAGATACGAATTTGTTCAAGACTGACATGCTTAAAACTAAGAGCAAAGACAGCACTATCTGTTTTATCTATGCCATTACAAGCAGCATGAGATTGGTAGGCATGCTGGTTTTTTCTGCACTGCTCTATCCAATTTCAATTACAATGGATAAGGAAGTTTACTGGGTGTCTCCTCAGCTAAAATCATTCTCAGTTTCAATTGGGAAGCTTGTTGGTTGCTTCTTGAAGGTACTTGAGGGGGTCAAGGACAAATCAAGGCCAATTTTGGTTGAGAATAAGGTTATAGAGAAGACAGTTTTGGATATTAAAGCTCAGGTTTTGAAAGGAAAAGCTGTGGATCAAGAGAAGCTTATCAATTTGCTGAAGCAAAGCTCTCTGGTTCTCAAAGAAGGCATGGAGATGTTTGAATCTGTAGTGGATGAGCTGTTTGAAGAGGTTGTCAAGGGAAGGAATGAGGTGCTGGCTATGGTTGATGTTAATTAG